Part of the Psilocybe cubensis strain MGC-MH-2018 chromosome 11, whole genome shotgun sequence genome is shown below.
AACTGTTCCTCAAACCTTCGGCAAAACATTTACCTCCATCTACATGATTAGAATATATGTACGGTCATATGTCTAACCAACGTTTGACATCCGGATCGGATAGCCCATATATTTACCGTCTACGATGGCATCCATTTCAATGGAGGTTTATACTAAGCGATTCTCAATCGCTAGATATCTGCCACGGAGAGTCGCAGTACCGATTGGGAATTTAAATATTAGAATTACCAGTAGTAATACGTATTAAGTAAATGCTATCACCCGTTTCCATTCTATAGATGTTCCAGTTGATCCTATGATCTTTACGTCCTGCTGGCGAATGAAAGTTGCAGGTGGAGAATCAGGTCAGAAGCCATGGAGCCATAAACACACTTCAACGCCTGTCGGGCAGCGCGGATAATATGGTATTTCAGAGAAGTCTATCTCAACGTGCGTACTGGGCCCTTTCAATATTCGAAAACCGTGGAAATGAAATGTTGCCATATTTCATTAGCCCATCGCGGTGCAAATGCGGTCGATTGATCAGTTTGTGTAAAAtgattttgatgatgagagGCTTTCAATTTCTCCTTGACTCGTATTCACTACTCCAAGTTAATTCCGTTTTCATGTATGTCCACCGCATATGTAAATAGGCCGATCTATTCGCAGGATGAAGTGCAACGAGGGAAGCGGTGCGCAATCGGAAAATACCAAAATGAACAGGGAGGACTCCAGGGGGCAAACAAAGCGATACACTCACATACTGCAAATCAGAAACCGATGCTCGCTGATAATAGAATCAAGGGGTTTTTATTGGCAGAGACGAAATCGAGAAGCCAACAGCCTATTCATATCACTCTTTTTGACAATGTTTATCTTGTCTAACTTTCTTCAGCTCATATCCAAAAGTCAGGTAACAAACGAAGTCTCTGTTTCAGCACGACGCGAGGAGTGTTTATGGCCTTTGCCGCTCCATGAGATATCCAACTAAATTGTTGGTGGCGTTAACCTGGAAAACGGGGCGGTGCCTTGGGAAGATAGGATATTCTGGGGAACATCAAACGTACAAGGCAGACCCGTCTCATGTCATGAGTCCAAATTATCGATTTCTTGAGTTATCTTCAGTGCTCGTAATCTCTTGGTATCACTACGTTCCAAACGGGTGTGCTATGAGAATTTCTGCAGAAGAAATTAATTAATCACTTCAACAACAGTGTCTGCCACGTCTGGATGCTCCTGGTACAGGTAAATGGCTGGCTATAGTGTTTGTACGTACTTTAGATCAATGCTTTGGATCAAGTCTGAATCTGCTCTGTCCATCTGCCAAGAAAAGGGGCGACGGTGTTTAAATAGTTGTCAATGCGTGGCCGGTTAATAACGCAAAACCTCCGGCCCTTCATCAGTTTATGTGAACTATGTGACGAACATAATCGTAAGTATTCGATCTAAACATAGTCATTTCTCCGCAGCGTGAATTAAAGCTCCATATCCTTCATCATTTCATTCTTGGCATCAGACTTGCGTTCACTGGTAGTTTTAAATGGATGACCTTCATCTACCGTTTCTCTAGATAAAGCTGCTACATACGATTCTAAGAGCACCTCAATAACACACATGCCATTACAGATAACAGTTACGACATAGAAATTGACCCTGCTTCCCCAGTGAAAATTGATTTACCAGACGACTATCACCAGTTGTCTCAAGGTATAACCAAAGATTCACAAGTTTTTGCGAAACCACGCTATTATGGCCCCGGTAAAAGGAGCATCGCCCATCCGCCTTACGTACTGAGTCATTCCACGCATACCATACACTCGCAAACTCATGTGAGCACTTTTGGAGCATTGTTGATCTATCATCAGCTTTCAGACCCTTGATAGTGGACAAGCTTCTTTCAATTCTTTGACGAAATTTTGTTCGTTGTCTGTAGATGTGGTAATAGCATCCCATCCTCAAACATCCTGTCTTTCACATGCCTGCATGCTTTCTCACTGCAGCAGTCTAACTATGAAAGGCACACAGCACCGAGTTTTGGGAGACATGACACTCCGCCAATACATATGCGGGGTTAAGGCATTACTTTGCAATAGGCAATCAATCACCTATTCCCGAATTAGGATGGAATGCCCTGGATGCATCGCCCCCTATGACAGTGCGGTTCTGGTATCACCGGCGGCAGAACCCCAAGAACTCGGATGGAACATAATAACGCGGCCTGTCCATCTTACTTTCGAATCTCGTGTTCAATCAACAATTAAGTAACTTCCACCGAACCTGAATCAGATCATCTCCAAGCTTTGCAGGCTGACCGATAGCGCAAGATATGAAAGGAGGTCAATCGAGTATGATCTCTATTTCTTACACATCGGTTCGCATAAAGCGCTTTATTTAAGTCTTACCAAGATGTTTCGCTTAGTGCCCCATCCTCGCACCTTCAGTCCTCGGACGTTACCTCGAGCCATTATCCGACTTCCCTCCCTTGCTTTCACTCTTTCATCATCTCTACTATGGGCAAATTCTTGCAAGAAATTCCTGACCACCTCATCGAATGGATCCTTCAACAAGAGATGTTCTGGGTAGCCACTGCACCCCTATCGTCTGATGgacatgtcaatatttcTCCAAAGGGTATCAAAGGCACGTTCCACGTGGTGAATTCGCGTCGAGTCTGGTACGAAGATCTCTCTGGGACCGGTACTGTTGTCAACTCTCTCagatcttcatcatcattgacACAATTTGGATAGGGGCGGAGACCGTAGCACATATAAGAGAGAATGGGCGAATCACTATCTTATTCCATGCTTTTGAAGGACCGGCTCGGATTGTCAGGCTTTATGGCAAAGGTATGCACTTCAGCCTCGAATGGTACTCTCCGCCCTTACCAACTATGACTCTGTAGGATTTTTCTACGAACTAGGGACACCGGAATACGAGGCGCTTGTTACATCCGAGCAGCGGCTGGCTGGATCTCGCGCCGTCATAGGCTTGGATATTACAAAAGTTGGCACGGTATGCTGCGCCTTTGTCTCCTACATCAATTTCGTACTAACGTTCACCACGATAGACATGCGGATATGCAGTCCCATACTACCAGTTTATCTCTCACAGAACTCAGCTTATGGATTGGGCCGCAAGAAAAGAATCTGTTGACCAAGATGACTCCGCAAATGTACCCTCTGGAATTCTACCTCCCTCGATATACGCCCAGGGTGAAGAGTCGACGGTCAATCCCAAAGGCATGAGGTATTGGTGGCAACAACATAATCTCGTCAGCTTAGACGGCCTTCCTGCATTCTCGATAAATTTTGGACTTGGGTTCCCCTTCGTGTTCTCCCTTGGACGCCTTCGAGCTTCCAAGATAGCCATCGTCGGTTCCAATCCGAACCATTCGGTAGCGGCATCGATATCGCCTGCAACTCGGCTCGCAATACACGGGGCTGAAGCCAGCAAGGCTCCGCTTTCAGTCGGAGTGGATGATTCCCGATACAACACGCGTTCTTTCTTGGAGTCGTTTTTGTccttccttccctttttcCTTACCTTGCTCATCGGCGTCATAATTGGCCGGACTTACGATAAGTACGCACACGTACTCAGTAGTACCCTGTCAGTTGGCAGATTTTAGTTTTATTTCCACTTTATTGGCATGATATTTATTAACTTATACTATACCGGTCTGCATAATCAGAGCGTCGATCACTCGCGTATTTTCCTTGAGAAATATAATGCTGATTCAATTTAATGGACCGGGTTGATACGCGACGCTTTTATATATAAAAACAATTGACCGTGAGCTGCAGGACTAACATGCCTCAACTACAATCGTATAGCACCCCTCAAGGCCTCACTGTGCACTCTCCATCAGCGCTTAATAAATTCGGGACAAAAATCTAGCTGGTCTCCGGTCCGAATAATGATAGTCCCATAAAGTCTAGTTTGCAGTCCCAAGATATCTGTATAAACTATAATTCGGCTGGATTGGCTGGGTATTGAGATATATGAACCGATGAACAGGACTCTTTCGCGCGCTCTGTCTGTCTCTTGTAGCCACAGGCGTCAGATATGACGATCAAACGTCATTATCCGTACAGCGATTCATAATTTCTCTCAATATTACGACGATTATGGACAAAAACTCGAGGTTATGGATCCTTTCATCTGACAGGCCATGCATCTGCAATGATCCGGGCTCATGGACCTGAGTAACTCGGTGAGCACGGTGACCTTGGCGCCAAGATCAATGCCGAAGCCGCCAGGAGAGGAGTAGCGCGTAGATCAGGGATACGACTAGTTCTAAAATTAACGCCTACTAGTCTAGTCAGACTTACTTTAGTGATGAGATTAACCAGCAGGCAGGCTTTCATTGAAAGTACTCGTGCATCTAATAGGCGCTATTTGGAATACTTCCCGCGATTGAAGCAATGATACTATTGCGCGGTTGCTGACCCACGAAAGGATGATTTCCTTTAGATATCGCTATAAAGAACTTTTTGCTCTGATTGAACCAAGATATTTACACTATTCATTTGCGTGAAATATCCGCGGCTCAGAAGATATTAAGACTATCTATCTAGTTAAGAAGTTGGCAGAGCACAACAATAACTAAGTAGCATTCATGAAAAGGTCTAAAAATATCTTTTGCCCCTATGTGAATTGATCGGCGCCTAAGAATTCATTTGCGACCACCCTGGCCAAGTCACACAGGCTTACATCGAAGAAGTTACCGAGGCCTTGATTGACAATGATTTTCCTTCCGTAAGGTCGAGCTTATTGAGGAAGATCTTTGATAACTGATGAGATATCGTGTACTTATTATTGGCCTGTGCTTCTTCCTCACGAAGGAATCGTAGGAGGACGAGTTGACTAGGTAATTGACCCTTTCCGGGTTAGGCGCTATCACGAATGGTTCCTGAATTGTTACACACTTAAAGAGATCTTGTATGCATTGGATTCAGAATTCTGTTCGATTGGGTGCGCCTCGGAGACTTACCTGGCAGGCCCATAGACTCGCATCTAGAGGCCTCCTCATGCTTCAGAATGCTCCATCACATATTTTAGACGGAATGGATTTGTGAGCTCCATTTAACTCGTACCATTTAGATTTGCTTGACGTGGGTGGCCGACCTACCCGCGGCAAGTGCGCATCGGCCTCTTAAACATTGCGTTTCGTATTGATTGGGGTAAGAACACGAAGCTATCGAAAAATGGAAGAGAGAGGCTGAAGAACCATCTATCTCAGTGATAAAAAAGTTGATAGAGGACATCTATTATTTACTTTGAGGAAGAGCGTTATAAACACATCGAAGGAGGACACTACGCGGGCCCCGATTGTAGAGGATTCCAATAAGACACGATAACGCTCTGAGATGTACATTCTAACGGCGAAGTTGATCGAAATCAATGATCCAGTAAAGGGGGAAACTGTGTGATAAACCGGTGAAATGTGGAAGTTGGATATTTTGATTGAAGTTAGTTAGTGAAGAGGTCGAAAACAGGTACTGCGCATTCTGCTGTGTACCATTTACTGAAAGGACCTCAGAGGCTTCCAAAAGGTCAATCAGGTAGCCATGTGGGGAGAGTTCGGTTGCAGAAAAGGCTTACTCGGGCGCCTATCAAACGATTACCTGTAGACACGTTGACAGGGATTCTGGATGTCTCCAAATTGATGTGCTGTGCAGATTTGCCGCAGTAACAGAAGATTACCTTGTTAATATCTGACTGACTAGTTTCACTTTACCATTTGCAACGTATGACCCTTCGTTTCTATTTCTTTAGCAGTGTGTCCGGATGCCCAGTCATTCACGTTACCGTCTATCGGGACAAAATTTTAGGCACGCTGTCCATACAGTTAAGTATTCATTAGACAGGACCATGTCTGTTGAAGTGATTTAACCCGAAACTAGTTAGCGACATCCTGCAAGCTATACACTTACAATTATTATCGTACTATTATGCTATTCGGAAAATGTCGGATCACTTTATGTTTGTCGTGTAACTTCACAGTTACAGTAATAGAGTGTGCCAATAAATTCGAATTAACGATTTTAAATAAGAAAATGCAGGAACTATCATGAAGTTGTTCAATTTTTATAAAATCTAATGCCATTCACCATCTTCATGAATAATGGCATATGTCAATAAACGCTAACCAAGGGTTTCTCGGTATATACCAACAGTATTTAGATCTGTCACCGGCATCGAGGCGTCGTCATGCTTAGCCATTGAGCAAATGTTGGCTTGCGTTTCGAGGTCATGTCATTACCACTCGAGCAGATAAGCATTTCTCCCTCGTACATCCTTCACTCCCTATCAGCCCAAGTTTCAGAGGGTGCGCCATCTCAATAAACCAAGTGTTTCAATATCGGCATGTTTAGACACGTCTTCACTGGGAGGGTTATATGAGTTGATTTTTTAACTCCTATCTCATCATTGACAAGCTTTAAGTTATATCGTAAAGTATGGTCCAAATGATAACTTCTTTTTAGAAATGAAAAGTGGCTTGGTGTCTCTCATAAAAAACCAGACTCCGTGGATGTATAAGCTTTGTATCTGATGCTGCGTACTCGCTCAGTCGAATCGCGAGCCGCGCAACGAATGCGTTAGATACGCGGCAGAAAcgcgtctaaaaataacacCGGAACTACATCCGTGACAGATTGTTGCCGGAAATGTCCGACAAATGGCTACAATTTTATTGGTTTATTAGGTCAGTAGCCGGAATAACGCGTCAGTGGTACGCTGAGTCGATGTTCCATCAAGTGCACATAGTCGTGTCATCTACATGTGCACTTGATCCTCGAATAGATTGCCCCAAATGGCCGTGAGTACTTCCTCAAATGACTCgcattttccttttcaactCGAGAAGAACAACTGTCAAGTGTTTTTCGAGCTCTCGTCGGTACGACTAGCATGAAAATTCCGTTTGGCGACCTCTTCAAGCCCAGCCCAGCACCTCCTGGGTTTGGAGAAGGAAAGATTCTACCCGAAGGCACTTCACCGTAAGTTTTTTTTACTTGCGTCATCATAGCTAATTCACTAATCTCTTAGCCCAGGCTGTTGTCAAAACTTATCTTTCAATGGCTCGGCCCTTTCTTGGAGGTGGGGTACTCTAGACCATTAGAGAAAGAAGGTAAGGGGTGCCACTGTATCAATGCGGGGCGTATCTAATCCCCTTTGTAGATTTCTGGGAGCTACCGAAGGCCCGTTTGACGGCAACAATCACAGATGACGTCGAGAGGAATTTCTATGCGCGGTGTCCTCCAGAGAAGCGGCCACGGCATATTCGAGCTAGAGAAACTACCCCAGGGGAAAAGTCCGTTGAAGAACATGGGGGTCTGACTCCGCCAGCCGATATCTTGACGGCAGTATCGACACAGACGACGGTTCCTCCGGATGCCGAACTCGACAAAGAATTGGCTGCAAAACCGTCTGTCATTCCGCCTACCCGCAGCTTTGTTAAACCATGGACTTGGTTTAGtagaaagaaagaggcaaAGCCTGAATTTGACGAATCGTTGTTCAAAGCTATCCATACAACATTTTTCGTTCGCATTTGGGTTGGAGGGGCCCTCAAATTGTTTTCAGGTGAGTCACAGTTTCTGAATGTTTGTCCGTCCGAGAAATTCGCGCTGGGAAACGATATTCGTGTTATTGCTTGCCATCAAACAGTGGGAGGCGTCGTCGATAGCCACAAACTCGACGATCGATTACGCTTTCGCGTTTCTGACCATCATCTCACAGATACCTTGAAAACTACAACACCTCTCGTCACAAAAGTTCTTTTGACCTGGTTGACTGAATCATACATCTACGTCCGAGCCACGGACGCGGAACGGGAAGCCTTTGGACTCAACAAGCCTCGAGGGATCGGATATGGCATTGGGGTGGCGATTGGTCTATTTGTGATGCAGGAAGCTGCTAGTCTCGTACGTCACTTTTCAACTCCCGACAATCGAAGCTGAATTTGCTTCCAGATGACCAATCACTATCAGCAAAGTGGGTAATCGGCCTGGCGTGTATCCTACAACGCGTTGACTTACTTTTGCAACGGCAGCTGCATTAACTACAGGTCTGTCTGTAAGGACAGGGGTAAGCGCGCATATATTCCCATTTGATTTCGTTCTAACTGTTCTCAGATTATCGGTAGCGTGTTCCGAAAATCTCTTCGCCTCTCTGGCAAAGCGCGCGTCAACCATAGCGTGGGTCAAATTACGACTATGATCTCTACAGATGCCACTAGACTAGATCGGTTCTCTGCGTTTTGCCACAAGTGAGTCAGCTTTGGGTTTAATTTTATCCTTGCTGAGCATTGGTAGTCTTTGGGTCTCCCCAATACAGGTACTTGGTGGCTCAGTGATCCGATTTTTATCGTTATTAATGACTCATTTTAGCTTGCTATTGGCATAGGCCTTCTACTTGGAAATGTAAGCATCGTAAATCACGTCGTGAGGTCTGCGCAGTAAACTCACTGGATATGCGCAGTTGGGCTACTCTGCTCTCGTTGGGCTGGGTGTACGTATTCAATAGTCATTGTTTTACCCGAGAACTCCGACACCAACTTTGCTTTGCGTTTCGCAGGTTTTGATGATCGGCTTCCCCCTGCAATTTGCACTAGTCAAAGTCATGTTTACACAGCGCAAAAAGGGTGTTAAAATCACGGACAAACGACAGCGGCTTACCACGGAAGTGTTGCAAGGCATTCGATTAATCAAGTTCTATGCATGGGAGGAATTTTACTCTCAGCAAATTGGTGAACTGCGCAGGCAAGAAATTAAGACCATCCGAAAATCTGCGTCAGTGTCAATTTGAGCGTGCTCTCCTTACATTATTCTGAACGAGATTTTTTAGCATTGCGAGATCACTTTTGATTGCAATTGTCGTTTTCATACCTGTTTTGGCATCTACACTTTCATTCGTATGTTCTCTGATTATTTGCCGACCAAAATTTGCCCTGACGCGCATATATACCAACACAGATCACGTATGCGCTCAGTGGTCATGACCTCAATATCGCTATAATTTTTAGTTCACTCCAACTTTTCAATGTATGTTATTTTCCCTGACGCGCTGCTTTTTCTAATATTGATTGTTTCAGATTATTCGTGCCCCACTAATCTTCTTCCCCTTCGTCTTCTCTGCACTCTCAGATGCACTGGTGGCCCTCGGACGTATAGGAACATTCCTTACATCCGAAGATCTACCAGAACCGTACCCTATTGACTCAGACGCGAAAGCGGCTATTGAAGTGGATGGTGATTTTGCTTGGGAGACCGTGTTCAACCCAAGTAAAGCGGATGAAGGGAAATTTGGCAAGGGAGCGGGTGGCCGGCCGGGAGCAGGCGGTCCGGGAGCGGGACGTGGAAAAGGTTCGGGCGGGAAGGATGGAGGAAAGGCGAGAACCAAGCCAAAGGCTAAGCCTCAGAAAGACGAGAGCGCTGGAGGTGGGAAGTGGTGGCAGAAGTCGGCAAAGAAAGGTGGAAAGGGAGGGGATGTGTTGCCATCTACGACCAAAGATTTAGAAAAGGACAGTGAAACGGGGTCGATGGAGAAGGACACTTCGTCTGATGACGGAAAGgccaagaaaaaagacaaggaggaggaaaagcCGTTTGAGTTGAATAATCTCAAATTCACTGTTCCTCAGGGGTCTTTTGTGGGCATTGTCGGTCGTGTTGGGTGTGGAAAGGTAACTTTCAGTTCTGACTACCTCTGTTTAACGTATAACCAAACATTCACCTGCGATTACAGAGTTCCGTTCTACAAGCGCTTATTGGCGAGATGCGTCGGACCCGAGGCACGGTAAGGGAACCTCATTAGAACATTCTTGAACCTCACTGACTGCGGTACCCTATGCATAGGTTCGCTTTGGTGGTAACGTCTCTTACGCCCCTCAGACACCCTGGATTCGGAATGCTACACTTAGGGAGAATATTCTATTTGGACAACctgatgatgaagacagGTGTGCCCCAAAGCTTTTTAGACAAGCATTCTCTCATCTTCCTTTTTTCATCCATAGATTCAGAAATGTTATTAGTGCATGCTGTCTAGATCACGATCTGGAAGTTTTGCCAAATGGTGAACAGACGGAGATTGGAGAGAAAGGTATCAATCTGAGTGGTAAGTCCTTGGTTTTAGGCTTGTTTTTAGTTTGGTTTTTCTGACCAATGAATCGGACACATGTTTTAATTCAGGCGGCCAAAAGGTACGCACAGACGCGGGTGCAGATTCCCAAGCCACCGGTGCTGATTGCTATCCCACTTCTACTTTTGCTATCTAGGCCCGTGTATCTTTGGCTCGCGCAGCATACTCTGATTCGGATATTGTCCTTCTGGATGACCCACTGTCCGCAGTCGATGCATATGTCGGGAAATCAATCTTAGAGAACTGTCTCTTGTCCGGGCCCCTTTCAGACCGGACTCGCGTGCTTGTAACTCACGCCCTTCATGTTCTCGACAAAACGGATTACATCTACGTCATGGACAATGGAGTCATTATCGAGCAGGGAACGTATCAGGTAACCATTTTTACTAATTTTACATGACCTGGTTGAGCCAACAATTTGTTTCTGACATCATTGGATTGGTTAATTTGTGTAGGATCTCATGATGAACAGCCAAATATTTTCTCGTCTTATGGATGAGTATGGGAATCttgaagtggaggaagaggaacaAGCGAAATCCGAtgcgaagaaaaagaacaagggCGATAAATCGGCGAATGGCGGTACCGAAGGGGGTGGGATGAAGAAGGGGAACCCCGCGCTGATGCAGCTGGAAGAGAGGAATACCGGTGCGGTTACTTGGAGTGTTTACAAGAAATATCTGGGATTTGCGGGGGGTGTTGTATGGGCGCCTGTGATTGTTCTGTTATTGACGTTGACTCAGGGTGCTCAAGGTAAGCGCGATgatttcttctcttctccatcGTCGTTCAGCCAGCTCATATGCGAGGTAATAGTTGGGAATAATTTGTTCCTTGGGTTCTGGACGGCGAATAGTATACATGGATTTAAGCAGGGCGACTATATGGCTGTCTACGCTGCTCTCGGTAAGATTTAACGAGTGTCACTGTCAAACCCAATATGTACTGACAATGTTTAGGTATGGCACAGGCAGTCTTCCAATTCATCCTTAGCTTTTCCTTCGCGTCAGTATGTTCTTTGGGATTCATGATTCTAGAGCTGAAGACCGTTATTTTTACCCCTATAGTATTGCTAGCTTGATTGCTAGCTTGAACCTCTTCAGGACAGCCCTCCGAAGGGTCCTACGCTCGCCGATATCATTCTTTGACACCACACCAATGGGTACGAAGCGCTTTTTTGCCGAGTACTCAGTGAAGCATGGCTGATGAATGTCTTTTAGGTCGTATACTTTCTAGATTATCTAAGGATCAAGATACATTAGATACAGAACTATCTATGACTCTTATGCAGGTATGTTTCGCCCTTACACAAGACTAATTGAAGTCGCCTAAACCGCACCAAACTTCATAGTTCCTATCTACATTCAGCTCAGTCATTGGAACAGTCGCCTTGGTATTCTACACCTTCCCCTATCTGGGTATTATTTTTGCCCCGTTGTCGATCTTGTACTATATTGTAGCCAGCTATTACCGACGCTCGTCTGTTGAAACCAAGAGACTCGATTCGCTTATGCGATCTATTTTGTATGGATCATTTACAGGTAATTTCACACTCTTCTTGGGTTATGGTCCAGCGCTGATGTTGAATCTTTGCAGAAACCTTGACTGGGCTTGCTACCATTCGAGCATACCGCGAGCAGGTAAGAAAATAATTATTTCTATCTATATATATGTTTACCCTATCCTTCAGGAACGCTCGATAAAGGATGCTGAAAGGGGTCTGGACCTTGAGAACAGGGCATACTACATGACCATTTCCATACAGAGATGGTTGGCTGTTCGACTCGATGTCTTTGGTAATGTTTTAATCCTTGGAATCGGTCTCTTCGCTGCAGGATTCCGACATAGCGTAAATCCGTCCAAAATCGGTGTCGTGCTTTCCTACACATTGAGCAGTATGTGACCTTTTTATTGGCAGTCCATAAAGTTTCACTTACACAAATCCTTACAGTTACGCAAAGCTTCTGTAAGCCTTGATGTTAACAGAATCAAGTATGGGACAGCCGCTGACTTTACGTGAAGCTGACATGGTCTCGCAATTTGCTCAGAATGAGCAGAATATGAACGCTGTAGAGCGTGTCCTTCATTATTCAGAGTTGGAACCCGAAGGTGATTTAACTACACCCAATGATCCCCCTCCAAGCTGGCCGAGTGAAGGTGGAATCCGCT
Proteins encoded:
- a CDS encoding Pyridoxamine 5'-phosphate oxidase family protein ustO, producing the protein MGKFLQEIPDHLIEWILQQEMFWVATAPLSSDGHVNISPKGIKGTFHVVNSRRVWYEDLSGTGAETVAHIRENGRITILFHAFEGPARIVRLYGKGFFYELGTPEYEALVTSEQRLAGSRAVIGLDITKVGTTCGYAVPYYQFISHRTQLMDWAARKESVDQDDSANVPSGILPPSIYAQGEESTVNPKGMRYWWQQHNLVSLDGLPAFSINFGLGFPFVFSLGRLRASKIAIVGSNPNHSVAASISPATRLAIHGAEASKAPLSVGVDDSRYNTRSFLESFLSFLPFFLTLLIGVIIGRTYDKYAHVLSSTLSVGRF
- a CDS encoding ABC-type transporter cicA; the encoded protein is MKIPFGDLFKPSPAPPGFGEGKILPEGTSPLLSKLIFQWLGPFLEVGYSRPLEKEDFWELPKARLTATITDDVERNFYARCPPEKRPRHIRARETTPGEKSVEEHGGLTPPADILTAVSTQTTVPPDAELDKELAAKPSVIPPTRSFVKPWTWFSRKKEAKPEFDESLFKAIHTTFFVRIWVGGALKLFSDTLKTTTPLVTKVLLTWLTESYIYVRATDAEREAFGLNKPRGIGYGIGVAIGLFVMQEAASLMTNHYQQTALTTGLSVRTGIIGSVFRKSLRLSGKARVNHSVGQITTMISTDATRLDRFSAFCHNLWVSPIQLAIGIGLLLGNLGYSALVGLGVLMIGFPLQFALVKVMFTQRKKGVKITDKRQRLTTEVLQGIRLIKFYAWEEFYSQQIGELRRQEIKTIRKSAIARSLLIAIVVFIPVLASTLSFITYALSGHDLNIAIIFSSLQLFNIIRAPLIFFPFVFSALSDALVALGRIGTFLTSEDLPEPYPIDSDAKAAIEVDGDFAWETVFNPSKADEGKFGKGAGGRPGAGGPGAGRGKGSGGKDGGKARTKPKAKPQKDESAGGGKWWQKSAKKGGKGGDVLPSTTKDLEKDSETGSMEKDTSSDDGKAKKKDKEEEKPFELNNLKFTVPQGSFVGIVGRVGCGKSSVLQALIGEMRRTRGTVRFGGNVSYAPQTPWIRNATLRENILFGQPDDEDRFRNVISACCLDHDLEVLPNGEQTEIGEKGINLSGGQKARVSLARAAYSDSDIVLLDDPLSAVDAYVGKSILENCLLSGPLSDRTRVLVTHALHVLDKTDYIYVMDNGVIIEQGTYQDLMMNSQIFSRLMDEYGNLEVEEEEQAKSDAKKKNKGDKSANGGTEGGGMKKGNPALMQLEERNTGAVTWSVYKKYLGFAGGVVWAPVIVLLLTLTQGAQVGNNLFLGFWTANSIHGFKQGDYMAVYAALGMAQAVFQFILSFSFAIASLIASLNLFRTALRRVLRSPISFFDTTPMGRILSRLSKDQDTLDTELSMTLMQFLSTFSSVIGTVALVFYTFPYLGIIFAPLSILYYIVASYYRRSSVETKRLDSLMRSILYGSFTETLTGLATIRAYREQERSIKDAERGLDLENRAYYMTISIQRWLAVRLDVFGNVLILGIGLFAAGFRHSVNPSKIGVVLSYTLSITQSFSDMVSQFAQNEQNMNAVERVLHYSELEPEGDLTTPNDPPPSWPSEGGIRFEDVELAYREGLPLVLKGISFQIKPGEKVGIIGRTGAGKSSLLQALFRTVELKGGKIEIDGRNIREVGLDVLRSRLALVPQDGTLFLGTLRENIDPQGLRTDAELISALQRSWLLPKSGPPDPVAEAKFSLDSTVGDEGSANFSAGEKQLLALCRALVKNSKIIVLDEATSNVDVETDAKLQRTIQVEFASSTLLCIAHRLNTIAYYDRVIVMDEGKVAEFDTVLNLFDNETSIFRSLCDEANLQRADIVRIRAEHDIMIQS